A genomic window from Scatophagus argus isolate fScaArg1 chromosome 17, fScaArg1.pri, whole genome shotgun sequence includes:
- the hepacam2 gene encoding HEPACAM family member 2 isoform X2 — protein sequence MGATGKTALCICSVLFILTASSEFIHMASLFHHGIEGKPLLLSVETHFPLDEVEIQGTWSHTRPSGVRATLVTFTKQTSITNMMHRNQLLFREPNVSLLIRKLNQDDEGDYHLNLNIEFHNKTGLVIKEERTVHVTVDVPVSVPVIGKSPSYAVVEDKANVTWTCSVETGTRVVFQWLRNNISMDPTDRYHFSQDNSTLFISPVKKEDKGTYCCVASNPVSQGQHSGNMELDVYYGPYNLEVNSGQGLRTGEVFTINPGELVFFECQADSNPPNSYVWISKSRNATQVITKGPRLEVRSYRLAQAEEYLCRAFNNVTQKHDEAQFTLVVASLGTGKEKHTQDGSPVSPLAAITICSLFIIGGMLLFFIRRACHPKRVLMSIYKRPLSEQKRPHRSGHEDATEDFGIYEFVSIPGKMESAQASCRSLARLESVQDMHTTIYDVIRHVPETPNHSLLK from the exons ATGGGAGCCACGGGAAAGACTGCGCTTTGTATCTGCTCTGTTCTCTTCATCCTAACAG CAAGCTCTGAGTTCATCCACATGGCTTCATTATTCCATCATGGTATTGAAGGAAAGCCACTGCTCCTGTCTGTTGAGACTCACTTCCCGCTGGATGAAGTTGAGATCCAGGGAACTTGGTCCCACACTCGGCCGAGCGGTGTCAGAGCAACATTGGTGACGTTTACCAAACAGACCTCGATCACCAACATGATGCATCGCAATCAGCTCCTCTTTAGAGAACCCAACGTTTCTTTGCTAATCCGGAAATTAAACCAGGATGATGAGGGGGATTACCACCTGAATCTCAACATAGAGTTTCACAACAAGACAGGACTGGTTATCAAGGAGGAGAGAACTGTGCATGTAACAGTAGACG TCCCTGTGTCCGTTCCAGTCATCGGGAAGAGCCCATCATATGCAGTTGTTGAAGACAAGGCAAATGTAACCTGGACTTGCTCTGTCGAGACAGGAACAAGAGTCGTGTTTCAGTGGCTAAGGAACAACATTTCAATGGATCCCACTGACAGATACCACTTCTCCCAAGACAACTCTACATTGTTTATCAGTCCTGTGAAAAAAGAGGACAAGGGAACGTACTGCTGTGTGGCCAGCAACCCTGTCAGCCAGGGTCAGCACAGCGGGAACATGGAACTTGATGTCTATT ACGGTCCCTACAACCTGGAAGTGAACTCGGGCCAGGGCCTTCGCACAGGAGAAGTGTTCACCATCAACCCCGGAGAGCTGGTCTTCTTTGAATGCCAGGCTGATTCCAACCCACCCAACAGCTACGTCTGGATCTCTAAGAGCCGCAACGCCACCCAGGTCATCACTAAGGGCCCACGACTGGAGGTGCGCTCCTACAGACTGGCCCAGGCTGAGGAGTACTTGTGCCGCGCCTTCAATAATGTGACACAGAAGCATGACGAGGCGCAGTTTACTCTGGTGGTGGCCAGTTTGGGAACAG ggaaagagaaacacaccCAGGATGGTAGCCCTGTGTCCCCTCTTGCAGCCATCACTATCTGCTCTTTGTTCATCATTGGAGGTATGCTGCTGTTCTTCATCAGGAGAGCCTGCCATCCTAAGAGAG TGCTAATGAGCATTTACAAGAG ACCACTTTCAGAGCAGAAACGACCACATCGTTCGG GTCATGAGGATGCTACAGAAGACTTTGGCATCTACGAGTTTGTTTCCATACCTGGGAAAATGGAGTCTGCACAG GCATCATGCAGATCTCTGGCTCGTCTTGAGTCAGTTCAGGATATGCACACCACCATCTACGATGTGATCAGACATGTTCCTGAAACCCCTAATCACAGTTTGCTGAAGTAA
- the hepacam2 gene encoding HEPACAM family member 2 isoform X1, whose product MGATGKTALCICSVLFILTEASSEFIHMASLFHHGIEGKPLLLSVETHFPLDEVEIQGTWSHTRPSGVRATLVTFTKQTSITNMMHRNQLLFREPNVSLLIRKLNQDDEGDYHLNLNIEFHNKTGLVIKEERTVHVTVDVPVSVPVIGKSPSYAVVEDKANVTWTCSVETGTRVVFQWLRNNISMDPTDRYHFSQDNSTLFISPVKKEDKGTYCCVASNPVSQGQHSGNMELDVYYGPYNLEVNSGQGLRTGEVFTINPGELVFFECQADSNPPNSYVWISKSRNATQVITKGPRLEVRSYRLAQAEEYLCRAFNNVTQKHDEAQFTLVVASLGTGKEKHTQDGSPVSPLAAITICSLFIIGGMLLFFIRRACHPKRVLMSIYKRPLSEQKRPHRSGHEDATEDFGIYEFVSIPGKMESAQASCRSLARLESVQDMHTTIYDVIRHVPETPNHSLLK is encoded by the exons ATGGGAGCCACGGGAAAGACTGCGCTTTGTATCTGCTCTGTTCTCTTCATCCTAACAG AAGCAAGCTCTGAGTTCATCCACATGGCTTCATTATTCCATCATGGTATTGAAGGAAAGCCACTGCTCCTGTCTGTTGAGACTCACTTCCCGCTGGATGAAGTTGAGATCCAGGGAACTTGGTCCCACACTCGGCCGAGCGGTGTCAGAGCAACATTGGTGACGTTTACCAAACAGACCTCGATCACCAACATGATGCATCGCAATCAGCTCCTCTTTAGAGAACCCAACGTTTCTTTGCTAATCCGGAAATTAAACCAGGATGATGAGGGGGATTACCACCTGAATCTCAACATAGAGTTTCACAACAAGACAGGACTGGTTATCAAGGAGGAGAGAACTGTGCATGTAACAGTAGACG TCCCTGTGTCCGTTCCAGTCATCGGGAAGAGCCCATCATATGCAGTTGTTGAAGACAAGGCAAATGTAACCTGGACTTGCTCTGTCGAGACAGGAACAAGAGTCGTGTTTCAGTGGCTAAGGAACAACATTTCAATGGATCCCACTGACAGATACCACTTCTCCCAAGACAACTCTACATTGTTTATCAGTCCTGTGAAAAAAGAGGACAAGGGAACGTACTGCTGTGTGGCCAGCAACCCTGTCAGCCAGGGTCAGCACAGCGGGAACATGGAACTTGATGTCTATT ACGGTCCCTACAACCTGGAAGTGAACTCGGGCCAGGGCCTTCGCACAGGAGAAGTGTTCACCATCAACCCCGGAGAGCTGGTCTTCTTTGAATGCCAGGCTGATTCCAACCCACCCAACAGCTACGTCTGGATCTCTAAGAGCCGCAACGCCACCCAGGTCATCACTAAGGGCCCACGACTGGAGGTGCGCTCCTACAGACTGGCCCAGGCTGAGGAGTACTTGTGCCGCGCCTTCAATAATGTGACACAGAAGCATGACGAGGCGCAGTTTACTCTGGTGGTGGCCAGTTTGGGAACAG ggaaagagaaacacaccCAGGATGGTAGCCCTGTGTCCCCTCTTGCAGCCATCACTATCTGCTCTTTGTTCATCATTGGAGGTATGCTGCTGTTCTTCATCAGGAGAGCCTGCCATCCTAAGAGAG TGCTAATGAGCATTTACAAGAG ACCACTTTCAGAGCAGAAACGACCACATCGTTCGG GTCATGAGGATGCTACAGAAGACTTTGGCATCTACGAGTTTGTTTCCATACCTGGGAAAATGGAGTCTGCACAG GCATCATGCAGATCTCTGGCTCGTCTTGAGTCAGTTCAGGATATGCACACCACCATCTACGATGTGATCAGACATGTTCCTGAAACCCCTAATCACAGTTTGCTGAAGTAA